In Marasmius oreades isolate 03SP1 chromosome 1, whole genome shotgun sequence, one DNA window encodes the following:
- a CDS encoding uncharacterized protein (BUSCO:EOG09264XPY) → MARPSAPVIVITGTPGTGKTTHAQLLCNESPIPLRHINVGDWVKEKGLYEEYDDEWQSYTVDEDRLLDELEPVVAEGGVVLDWHTCEVFPERWADLVVVLRCDHSQLWERLEKRGYPLKKVQENNEAEIMQVVLEEARSSYPEEIVIELKSETMEDMEANISRIVEWITEWRKQQAKSI, encoded by the exons ATGGCTCGCCCGTCGGCTCCTGTGATTGTCATTACTGGCACTCCGGGAACAGGCAAAACGACCCACGCTCAGCTTCTTTGCAACGAATCTCCCATACCACTCCGGCACATCAATGTTGGCGATTGGGTCAAAGAAAAAGGACTTTACGAAGAATACGATGATGAATGGCAGAGCTACACGGTAGATGAGGACAGG CTGCTGGATGAGTTGGAACCAGTCGTGGCCGAAGGTGGCGTTGTTCTCGATTGGCATACCTGCGAAGTGTTTCCGGAACGTTGGGCGGACCTGGTTGTGGTTCTGCGCTGCGATCATTCCCAATTGTGGGAGCGGTTAGAAAAAAG AGGTTATCCTTTGAAAAAGGTCCAAGAAAATAATGAAGCTGAAATCATGCAGGTCGTGCTTGAGGAAGCGCGATCGTCGTATCCGGAAGAGATCGTTATTGAATTGAAAAGCGAGACTATGGAGGATATGGAAGCAAACATATCAAGAATCGTAGAGTGGATTACAGAATGGAGAAAGCAACAAGCCAAATCGATTTAG
- a CDS encoding uncharacterized protein (BUSCO:EOG09263SFX), which translates to MQDPSPPPIKKPLYEGSTQFKNWRYSHSRLAQIRSTLNEAAVSVIRTTFEAYEPGSSANVTFLTADEESLLVTFYATMITQICGRFRFPEEVEATAVSYLKRFYLKNTVMDWHPKNVMLTAVFLATKTTNNPISLEVYTSHIPKASASDVLDLEFLIAQSLGFEFAVWHAHRALWGIWLDLQSLPDTTSNSEATRSPVYTSAVSHVRSSRLTDAELVYTPSQVALAALSMADRDLALKWLKSKQDKLRSDADHSPNIMESIDNITNLIRKHGHAPDVEAVREVDRRLKLCKNPEKVVGTKAYLARQAEEDKKAEDRRIRKADVQKEATTDGDPFGEVLARSKPGLVDYDDDDDD; encoded by the exons ATGCAGGATCCATCTCCTCCGCCCATCAAGAAACCATTATACGAAGGAAGCACACAATTCAAGAACTGGAGATACTCCCATTCACGACTAGCTCAAATCCGCTCAACGCTAAATGAAGCCGCCGTCTCTGTAATTCGAACCACTTTCGAGGCATACGAA CCAGGCTCCTCGGCTAATGTTACCTTCCTTACCGCAGATGAAGAATCACTTCTCGTAACTTTTTATGCTACCATGATCACTCAAATATGCGGCCGGTTCCGTTTTCCAGAGGAAGTAGAAGCAACGGCAGTCTCGTATTTGAAAAGATTCTACTTGAAGAACACGGTTATGGACTGGCATCCAAAAAACGTTAT GCTGACTGCTGTGTTTCTCGCCACCAAAACAACTAACAACCCGATATCGTTGGAAGTCTACACCTCACATATACCCAAGGCATCTGCTTCAGATGTGCTCGACCTTGAATTCCTTATCGCTCAGAGCTTGGGATTCGAATTCGCTGTTTGGCACGCTCATCGTGCCCTGTGGGGTATTTGGCTCGACCTTCAG AGTCTCCCGGACACGACTTCGAATTCTGAAGCCACAAGGAGTCCTGTCTACACCTCAGCAGTCTCACATGTTCGTTCTTCTCGATTGACAGATGCAGAACTTGTGTATACGCCATCTCAGGTTGCATTGGCCGCCCTCTCCATGGCGGACCGAGATCTCGCTTTAAAATGGTTGAAATCCAAGCAAGACAAGCTTCGTTCAGATGCAGATCATTCGCCCAATATAATGGAATCGATAGACAACATTACCAACCTCATTAGGAAGCACGGGCATGCCCCTGACGTTGAGGCCGTACGAGAAGTGGACAGACGGCTAAAGCTCTGCAAGAACCCAGAGAAAGTCGTTGGCACCAAGGCCTACCTCGCGAGACAAGCAGAAGAAGACAAAAAAGCAGAGGACAGGCGTATTCGTAAAGCAGATGTACAGAAGGAAGCTACAACAGACGGGGATCCATTTGGTGAGGTTCTCGCTCGCTCCAAACCTGGACTTGTCGactacgacgacgacgacgacgactaG